From one Actinomyces sp. Marseille-P3109 genomic stretch:
- a CDS encoding G5 domain-containing protein, whose amino-acid sequence MGRHSQTSSLSTTLSGLGSLATKKRTATGVHGRRRAEGPAKTALAPMLFKAGGAAAAFSLAVSGAAYAAISAGDDEGRSSSGGSFGLIGGESEAKPQATEAQGPGKIASAQVSTTTVDEPQVHGTVQKESDALPAGQTQVETPGVDGLVRTTYEVTTADGKEVSRTPVAQVVVTQKVDEVVLVGTGAQQAQQDAAAQQQAAEAAAAQQQAAQQQASEGSAAPSTGAGTDPDSAKAIARSMMAGYGWDDSQFSCLESLWTRESSWNYQAENASSGAYGIPQALPGSKMSEVADDWTTNPTTQITWGLGYISGRYGSPCSAWAHSESVGWY is encoded by the coding sequence GTGGGCCGTCACTCCCAGACCAGCTCCCTGAGTACTACACTCTCCGGCCTTGGCTCCTTAGCCACCAAGAAGCGGACAGCCACCGGCGTCCACGGCCGTCGGCGCGCCGAGGGGCCCGCCAAGACCGCCCTGGCCCCCATGCTCTTCAAGGCGGGCGGTGCCGCGGCAGCCTTCTCGCTGGCCGTCTCCGGTGCCGCCTACGCGGCCATCTCCGCGGGCGATGACGAGGGTCGTTCCTCCTCGGGCGGCTCCTTCGGGCTCATCGGCGGCGAGTCCGAGGCGAAGCCCCAGGCCACTGAGGCGCAGGGCCCCGGCAAGATCGCCAGCGCCCAGGTCTCCACCACCACCGTCGACGAGCCGCAGGTTCACGGCACGGTGCAGAAGGAGAGCGACGCCCTGCCCGCCGGGCAGACCCAGGTCGAGACCCCCGGTGTCGACGGGTTGGTTCGTACCACCTATGAGGTCACCACCGCTGATGGCAAGGAGGTCTCCCGCACCCCGGTCGCGCAGGTCGTCGTCACCCAGAAGGTCGACGAGGTCGTCCTTGTCGGTACCGGCGCGCAGCAGGCCCAGCAGGATGCAGCCGCCCAGCAGCAGGCCGCCGAAGCCGCTGCCGCCCAGCAGCAGGCTGCCCAGCAGCAGGCCAGCGAGGGCTCCGCCGCCCCCAGCACCGGTGCGGGAACCGACCCGGACAGTGCCAAGGCCATCGCCCGGTCCATGATGGCCGGCTACGGCTGGGACGACTCCCAGTTCTCCTGCCTGGAGAGCCTGTGGACCCGTGAGTCCAGCTGGAACTACCAGGCCGAGAACGCCTCCTCGGGCGCCTACGGCATCCCCCAGGCGCTGCCCGGCTCCAAGATGAGCGAGGTTGCCGACGACTGGACCACCAACCCCACCACCCAGATCACCTGGGGCCTGGGCTACATCTCCGGCCGCTACGGCAGCCCCTGCTCCGCCTGGGCTCACTCCGAGTCCGTCGGCTGGTACTGA